The DNA region gcgaggatgaaaaggatgacgCCTCACATGCTTCCAAAATTCAGTATCCGCGCGGCGAGGAAACAGGCATCCGGTCGGTCCTCTCAAGGAACCATCCCACACAGCCTCTGatcgatgcttctcctggagtgttaacacatcgtacacttctggccccggatgtacgcatacccgtggaaactccataccttatacaaaaaaaaaaatgaaatccaGATCAAGTTATTTGGAGTAACtcactattaaaaaaatatattgtataacaatccataacaaaatatattgtataaaaatccataacaaaatatattgaagaaattACAGGTTCTGCAGTCATAAATTACTATGGTAATGCATAAATACATCAAACAAAGCAACATTCacaaaaagagaggaaaaaattCGATTCTTTGACACATTTCACAATTCTTTTTTCCTGTACCGAAAATGTCATCATCGGTCTATTATTGGCAATATCCAGTTCCACAATGTttcaacttgtaaaatgtggattgatccacgttatacactatattttgtataacgtggatcagtccacgttttacaaacatccacaacactaacaaaaataacagcaacataacaaTTCCTAACAAAATATATTATTTAGTTATTCAGATCTTTTATATATAAgaatccacaaaaataacagtaacataacaacaaatttcttcaaaagtgctactaaacaaataggaccttttatataataatgcttctaacaatcatattttaagttcaaattaaaataacacaaaataaCAGAAACGTAttaaataacacaaataaaaaataacaattaagatatataagacaaacagatctatatctattataaatatacaatattatatgagttagaaaaaatacctCAATTTAAATAGCAATAATAGATAAAGCTGAAGAAGCTACTTCAAAAATTAGATTGTTTTGCAGGgtttaaaaaaaatagaggagAAGGAAAAGTAGAAGAAGATAGAGCTTCTGTAATTAATGGAGGAGAATGGAAGATTTTAGCAAGACAACGAAGGGAATGAAGAAGACAACGAAGGGAATGAAGAAGCGGCGGAAGATTTTAGGGGGAAGGGAACGAAGGTAAATATTTTAGGGCAAAAGGATCAGTCCAAATATACAatataacttgtataacgtggactgatccacgttatacaagttttaattgtataacgtggactgatccacgttatacaatttatattgtataacgtggatcagtccacgttatacttgtaattttttttattttttttcgttttcgttttctgataatttaaaaaaaaataaaaaaaattggggtatatcgtggatcagcccacgatatacccgttttggtataataaatttttaacgttcccttttggtaaaaaccgtgtatttttataccctttaggctccgggcTCGAACAACAATAGCCATTAAGCTTCAAAATTTCAAGCAATTGAAGTAAGGCTATATGAATACTCGGCAACCATGATGTTCCATTTAAACTCATCTTAATTTAATATTGTGGAGGATAAATTATAAAACCGTCTATATTTTCTACTGATATCATACAGCCATCTATATTTTCTATATTCAAACCCATTATTATCTACTGATATAACCATCAATAACCATCTATATTTTCTACTGATATATAAATCGAACTAAAAGAATCTTAAAAATTAATGTCTAAAGTTATATACTAACATGAGTAATATTTAATCTCAAGTACTAATTGGTACCGCCTGTATATATTTATTCTTCCATTGTATATCCTTTTTTACTAGAGTTGCATGTATTCCAAGAAATTATAATGCAATATCCTAGGCAAATCCCATATCCACAAAAGGGTAAAGTTCAAAAATAGCCATTCTCCGGACACGTAACTAAGAAAACCCCAAATATTCAAAAGACTTTAAaaatagctaatttttggaatcCATGACATTGTGTTAGATTTAAAAAAATCAAGACTGTCCTAAAAATTTTCACTTCTCTAAGTTTGAAATCCATGACACTGTCATTGTGTTTCCGCATCAAAAGTTGCAAATTTTCAACAAATTCTCAAACATTGTtctacagttttttttttaaatttttttttcaca from Lycium barbarum isolate Lr01 chromosome 10, ASM1917538v2, whole genome shotgun sequence includes:
- the LOC132614837 gene encoding serine/threonine-protein phosphatase 7 long form homolog, giving the protein MEFPRVCVHPGPEVYDVLTLQEKHRSEAVWDGSLRGPTGCLFPRRADTEFWKHVRRHPFHPRILDYFGLCGFRGVIEVGCVSYDWAVITALIERWRPETHTFHLRTDISILVGGNN